In Pirellula sp. SH-Sr6A, the DNA window TGCGAAGAGCGACCCCAGTGTATTTGGTCGACAAAAACCCGCTCGACCACATGCGGGTGAACAAGGCTTGGGCTGCCGCCGTCGAACTCCAAGTAGGCGTCAACACGACAAACGCAGGTAGATCGTTGCTCTCACTCCCCAATCCATACGACAACCAGGAGCCGAGACTCGCTTTGCCAGGTACTTCGTTTCCAGTCATGACAAACGTGCAGGCGGGATCGTGATTGATAGCGTTGGTATGAACAGATTTGATCACCGCCATGTCATCGACAAGTTTGGAGGTGAACGGAAGCAACTCGCTTACCCATCTTCCGCTTTCTCCATGCTGCGTGAACTTGAACTTGCTCGGCGCGACGGGAAGCCTAGCTTGCCCGCTGGTCATTGTGGTGATCCTTTGACCTTGGCGGATGGAGTCTGGCAAGTCCTTGTCGAACTGCTCGGTCAAGGCAGGTTTGTAATCCCACATGTCGATCTGCGAGGGGCCTCCATTCATGTGGAGGTAAATGATCGACTTGGCCTTCGGTGGAAAATGGGGAATGCCGGGCAAGGGTGGATGAACACGACCCGTGTCACTGCCGCGGCTCGTCGAAGAACCGAAAAGCGAGGCGAGCGCCAAGCCCCCTAGACGAACCCCTGCACCTTGAAAGAACTGTCGTCGCAATGTCGGGTCGGATGGGGGCAAGGCAGGAATCATGATCGGATGGGGACATCGAGTCGTTAGCGGAGGGAACGCAGTCGGAGTCAATTATAGCTTCGATCGGGCGAGCGTTCTGCTACAATGCTCCACAATTCTGGTGGCCTGCTTATGCACCGTTTCGACCTCTCCCTTCGCACGGGGTTCCCGATGATCCGACTTCGAATTTTGATTGGGCTGACGCTATGGATGATATGCCCCGCTGCGGCCAGGGCCGAGCGGACGGAAAGTCGGGTGGCGGCGAAGAAAAACGTGCTGTTGATCTGCGTCGATGACTTGAAACCAATCCTCGGTTGCTATGGCGACGGCCTTGCCAAAACCCCCAACCTCGATGGGCTTGCTCAACGAGGTGTCTTGTTCGAAAAAGCCTACTGCAACCAGGCGGTTTGTTCCCCCTCCCGCAATGCGCTCATGTGTAGCTTGCGACCGCAGTCCCTAGGGATATACGACTTGGAAACCCATTTTCGAAAGACGGCGCCCGACGCGGTTACGCTCGGCGAGTATTTTCAAAAGTTCGGGTACAAGACTGAAGGAATGGGAAAGATCTTTCATGTCGGACACGGGAATCATGACGACGCTCGCACGTGGAGCGTCCCCTCGTTTCGTCCCAAAGGGAGCAACTATGCACTCCCCGAAAGCACCGAAGGGGCTCGCTCGAGCAAAAATGGACCCAGAGGCGCCGCTTTCGAATCGGCCGATGTGCCGGACGAATTTTATGGCGATGGCAAGATTGCCACAGAAGCAGTAACGCGATTGCAAAAGGCTTCGGAGGCTCCCGATCAGCCTTTCTTTATGGCCGTCGGTTTTCTGAAACCGCATTTGCCATTCGTTGCACCGAAGAAGTATTGGGACTTGATCGATCCCACCCAAATTCAGCTTGCGAAACGGACGACGGCTCCGGAGGGGGCGCCTGCGTACGCTCCGCAATTTGGGGGTGAATTGCGGGGATACAAAGATATGCCAGGACAAGGCGCGATTGATGAATCTACCCAACGGACGTTGATCCATGGTTATTATGCTGCTGCGAGCTACATGGATGCTCAAGTCGGAAAGGTGTTGGCGGAACTGGAACGTTCGGGGTTAAGCCAGAGCACCATTGTCGTTCTTTGGGGGGATCACGGATGGCATCTTGGCGATCATGGAATGTGGTGCAAACACACGAACTATGAGCAGGCAGCTCGTATCCCGCTACTCATCTCGGCTCCTGGGAAAAAGCAAGGCGTGCGCACGAACTCGTTGGTCGAGACGGTCGATATCTATCCCACGCTGGCTGAGCTGGCTGGACTTCCCGCACCGGAGGGTATCGATGGGAAGAGTTTCGCAGCCATTCTCGATAATCCTCGGCAGATGGCTCGCGATCACGTCATCCACGTCTATCCTCGCAACGCTCCGGGGGTCGGACAAGTGGTCGGGCGAGCCGTTCGAAACGATCGTTACCGGTTGGTGGAATGGAAGAAGCCGGGGGCATCGGACGAAACGGCCGAATACGAACTGTACGACTACGCGACCGATCCTTTGGAGTCAAAAAACCTTGCTGCCGAACAAACCAATGTTCTCGCGGAGATGAAGAAATTTTTAGCGAAGCATCCCGAGGCGAAGCCGCAGTGGAAAGATCCCAAGGCGGCAGACAGTCAGAACGCAAATACATCAGGAAAACCAAAACAGGACCGCAATGCCATGTTCGAACGTCGTGATGCCAATCGCGACGGCTCCTTGACCAAGGATGAATTTATGCAGGGGCAACCCGATCCCGAGGAAGCTCCGAGTCGGTTCATCCGCTTCGACAAGGATAAGAACGGAGTCCTTTCCCGCGACGAGTTCGTCCAATCTGGCAAGTAATACGGGCTCTTTGTCAGGCCTGTAGTCCACGTACCCATTGAATCTTCCTTTGGAGGCCCATGTTCCAATTCCTGCATGCCGCAGACATCCATCTCGATAGCCCCCTCAAAGGACTGGAGAAATACGAAGGGGCTCCCGTTGACGAGATACGTGATGCGGCTCGTAAAGCCCTGACGCGACTCGTCGACTTCGCTATCGAAAAGCGGGTCGCATTCGTACTGATTGCAGGAGACCTCTATGACGGCGACTGGAAGCATATCAACACAGGGCTATTTTTTGTTTCGCAAGTCAGTCGGCTTCATCGAGAAGGCATTCCGCTTTTCCTCATCGCGGGAAATCACGATGCTGCCAACCGGATGACCAAATCACTGAATCTGCCTTCCAATGTCGTGGTGTTCCGAAGTGATGCTGCACACACCGAGACCATCGAGTCCCTTCATGTGGCAATCCATGGTCAGAGTTTCGCGACTCCGTCGGTCACAGAAGACCTTTCGGCCGCATACCCACCTCCCCGCCCTGGATACTTGAACATAGGGTTGCTCCACACCTGCGCAGCAGGCCGCGAAGGCCACGAACGATACGCACCTTGCTCGGTCGATGCGTTAAAGCGAAGTGGGTATGACTACTGGGCCTTGGGGCACATCCATCAACGCGAAATCCTATGTGAATCGCCCACAATCGCCTTTTCGGGCAACATCCAAGGCCGTCATATACGAGAGACGGGTCCCAAAGGTGCATTCCTCGTTACCGTCGAACACGAACGTATTGCCAAGGTGGAATTTCAGGCGGTGGATGTTCTACGCTGGGAGTTGGTGGTGGTGGATGCAACGGGAGTGGAGTCGGAGTCTGATCTACTGCATCGGGTTCGCGTCGCACTGGAGCAAATCCTCCGTCTCCATCCTGGTATGACGCTCGCGATTCGGGTGGAGATGATTGGGAGGACTCCTCTGCACGAACATCTTCTCGCCCATCGCACCAAGTGGGTCAGCGAGATCCGATCTTTAGGTCTACAAGCTGGTATCGATTCTGTTTGGATTGAGAAAGTGAAGTTGAATACAACTTCGTGGCAAGATCCCGCGGAACGAGCCAAACTGAGCGACGATGCGCGGCAGGAACTGGAGGACCTATTCGACTCGTTGGCGACCCAAGAGTCGCTCGCAAAAGCACTAGGAGAAGATTGTCTCAAGAGACTTCCGGCTGAATTGCGGGACACCTTGCCAGTGGAACAACGCGAGTGGGTAGCGGATGTCGTCTCAGAAGCCCGTTCGCGATTGATGGAACGTTTGCAAGGAAAAGAGGGGACAGCATGAAGCTCCTTCAACTCGATTTGCTGGCGGTCGGTCCCTTTACTCAAGTCTCGCTCGATTTTTCAAAAGGAAATCACGGGCTCCATTTGGTATTCGGTCCGAATGAAGCGGGGAAAAGTTCGGCGCTCCGCGCCATCACCGACTTCTTCTACGGGTTTCCATCGAGGACATCCGACGACTTTCTGCATCCTTACAAAAACCTGAGAGTGGGTGGTACCGTCTGTCATTCCGATGGCACGGTGCAGCGTTTGGTTCGGAGAAAGGGAAACCAGAATACGCTCCGAGATGAATCGGATACATCGCCTGTATCCGACGAAATACTCCGAAAGTATCTTGGAGATGTCGAGCGTGGGGCTTTTGAAACCATGTTTGGTATCAACCATGAATCCTTGCGGCAGGGAGGCCAAGACCTTGTCGCTGGCGGGGGAGAGATCGGCGAGGCCCTCTTCGCGAGTGCAGCTGGACTCTCAGAGCTAAGATCGGTTCAAGCTGGACTCTCGGAAGAGTTGCAATCGTTGTTCAAGCCGCATGGGCCAGGTGGAACGTTAGGTGGAGCGATCAAGGCCTATGATGTCGCACGAGAGAAGCGAAAGCGATCCTTGGTGTCCTCCGAAGTTTGGGAAAATCATCGCGCCATCATGTCGAGTGCCGAGCGTCGACGCGAAGAAACCAGTCTGGAGATTCAACGCAAACAGGGGGAGATTCTTCGATGGAAGAGAATTCTTCGATCGATTCCCTTGGTGGCCTCATGGAAGAATGCGACGGACAAACTCGCGGCGGAATCGGATGTGCCTCTCCTGGATGAGGATTTTGGGAAACGCGCCCAGGCGCTTCTTATCGAGTGGAAGCAGAACGAAACGCGACTCTTTCACTTGCACGAGAGACTGGCCGAGATAGAAAAACAACTCGGTGCCCTGCCCGATCAAAACGAACTATTGCTCGAACAAAACGCCGTCGAAGAACTGAAGAAGGAGTTGGGAGTTCATCTCAATGCTCAAAGCCAACTCCCGCGATTGATTTCCTACCGTGATGACCACGAGCATAAGATTCGGCAATTGCATCGCGAAATCGGTCGACCGGTGGAACCGGTTGATATGGAAACATTGCGATCGCTCCTATCCCGCCAGACTCGCATTCAAGAATTAGGGAACAAAAAGGAAGGGCACGAAGAACGTCTCCGAGCCACGCAAAATGGACTGAAGAAACTGCGATTGGAAATCCAATCCGCGGAGTCGCAGATCTCACGTCTGACTGTCACGCCCCATGCTCCCTCGCTTCATGCGGTCCTTCGAAAAATCGCGCGCGACGGGGACTTGGAAGAAGAGTTGACCCAGCGCCATAGCGAACTGGATGTGCTGCGATCCCACGCAGAGTCCATTT includes these proteins:
- a CDS encoding sulfatase-like hydrolase/transferase; translation: MIRLRILIGLTLWMICPAAARAERTESRVAAKKNVLLICVDDLKPILGCYGDGLAKTPNLDGLAQRGVLFEKAYCNQAVCSPSRNALMCSLRPQSLGIYDLETHFRKTAPDAVTLGEYFQKFGYKTEGMGKIFHVGHGNHDDARTWSVPSFRPKGSNYALPESTEGARSSKNGPRGAAFESADVPDEFYGDGKIATEAVTRLQKASEAPDQPFFMAVGFLKPHLPFVAPKKYWDLIDPTQIQLAKRTTAPEGAPAYAPQFGGELRGYKDMPGQGAIDESTQRTLIHGYYAAASYMDAQVGKVLAELERSGLSQSTIVVLWGDHGWHLGDHGMWCKHTNYEQAARIPLLISAPGKKQGVRTNSLVETVDIYPTLAELAGLPAPEGIDGKSFAAILDNPRQMARDHVIHVYPRNAPGVGQVVGRAVRNDRYRLVEWKKPGASDETAEYELYDYATDPLESKNLAAEQTNVLAEMKKFLAKHPEAKPQWKDPKAADSQNANTSGKPKQDRNAMFERRDANRDGSLTKDEFMQGQPDPEEAPSRFIRFDKDKNGVLSRDEFVQSGK
- a CDS encoding exonuclease SbcCD subunit D → MFQFLHAADIHLDSPLKGLEKYEGAPVDEIRDAARKALTRLVDFAIEKRVAFVLIAGDLYDGDWKHINTGLFFVSQVSRLHREGIPLFLIAGNHDAANRMTKSLNLPSNVVVFRSDAAHTETIESLHVAIHGQSFATPSVTEDLSAAYPPPRPGYLNIGLLHTCAAGREGHERYAPCSVDALKRSGYDYWALGHIHQREILCESPTIAFSGNIQGRHIRETGPKGAFLVTVEHERIAKVEFQAVDVLRWELVVVDATGVESESDLLHRVRVALEQILRLHPGMTLAIRVEMIGRTPLHEHLLAHRTKWVSEIRSLGLQAGIDSVWIEKVKLNTTSWQDPAERAKLSDDARQELEDLFDSLATQESLAKALGEDCLKRLPAELRDTLPVEQREWVADVVSEARSRLMERLQGKEGTA